From the Candidatus Abyssobacteria bacterium SURF_5 genome, one window contains:
- a CDS encoding aspartate aminotransferase family protein, whose product MARENVKLPKQGLPREKVLEHLDDLHEGDANWKEGRTWSLVYYAGEEHTSFLKSAYTKYFSENGLSPLAFPSIKKFETEVVAMTADILGGDENVTGTMTSCGTESILMAVKTHRDWFRSTRPEIKNPEMLLPATAHPAFEKAAHYFDVASVRIPVKADFRADVEAMRRAINQNTIMLVGSAPSYPHGVVDPIAELAAAAKERGLGMHVDSCLGGFLLPFVKKLGYPVPEFDFRVDGVTSISADIHKYGFAAKGASTVLYRNPDIRRHQFFVYTDWCGGVYMSPTMAGTRPAGSIAAAWATMQAMGEDGYLRNAKQIMSTTEALIKGISAIPGLHILGKPVMSVFAFTSDEFNVFALADAMEARGWHLDRQQQPSALHMMITLAHEKVVDQFLTDLRASVEHVKANPSTANEGSAPMYGMMATIPDRGMIRNFVFEAMDNIY is encoded by the coding sequence ATGGCGAGAGAAAACGTGAAGCTGCCGAAACAGGGATTGCCGAGGGAAAAGGTCCTCGAGCATTTGGACGATCTGCATGAGGGCGATGCGAACTGGAAGGAAGGCCGCACGTGGAGCCTGGTGTATTACGCGGGAGAAGAGCACACGTCTTTTCTGAAAAGCGCGTACACCAAATATTTTTCCGAGAACGGCCTGAGCCCGCTGGCGTTTCCGAGTATAAAGAAATTCGAGACCGAGGTCGTCGCGATGACGGCCGACATCCTTGGCGGCGATGAGAACGTTACGGGCACCATGACCTCGTGCGGGACCGAGAGCATATTAATGGCAGTGAAGACGCATCGCGACTGGTTCCGCTCGACCCGGCCTGAGATAAAGAACCCCGAGATGCTCCTGCCCGCGACGGCGCATCCGGCATTCGAGAAGGCGGCGCACTACTTCGACGTGGCCTCCGTGCGGATTCCGGTGAAGGCGGATTTCAGGGCTGACGTCGAGGCGATGCGGCGGGCGATTAATCAGAACACGATCATGCTGGTTGGCTCGGCGCCGTCGTATCCGCACGGCGTGGTCGATCCCATTGCCGAGCTGGCGGCGGCGGCGAAAGAGCGGGGACTCGGAATGCATGTGGATTCGTGCCTTGGCGGATTCCTCTTGCCGTTCGTGAAGAAGCTCGGGTACCCGGTGCCGGAATTCGATTTCCGGGTGGATGGCGTGACCTCGATATCCGCCGACATTCATAAATACGGTTTTGCGGCGAAGGGGGCGTCAACGGTGCTTTATCGGAATCCGGATATCAGGCGCCACCAATTCTTCGTGTATACCGACTGGTGCGGCGGAGTGTACATGTCTCCCACGATGGCGGGCACGCGTCCGGCAGGTTCGATTGCGGCCGCGTGGGCGACGATGCAGGCAATGGGCGAGGATGGATATCTGCGCAACGCGAAACAGATCATGTCGACGACGGAGGCGCTCATCAAGGGAATCAGCGCGATTCCAGGTTTGCATATCCTGGGCAAGCCGGTTATGAGCGTTTTCGCGTTCACGTCGGATGAATTCAACGTGTTTGCGCTGGCCGACGCGATGGAGGCGCGCGGGTGGCATCTGGACCGCCAGCAGCAGCCGTCGGCATTGCACATGATGATTACGCTGGCGCACGAGAAGGTGGTCGACCAGTTCCTGACAGATTTGCGGGCTTCGGTCGAGCATGTGAAGGCTAACCCCTCGACTGCCAATGAAGGCTCGGCGCCGATGTACGGCATGATGGCGACGATCCCCGACCGCGGCATGATCCGCAATTTCGTTTTTGAGGCGATGGATAATATCTACTGA
- a CDS encoding SDR family oxidoreductase, translating to MKLAKKTAIVTGAASGIGRAIAYAFAREGAKIVAADINAEGGEVTVSKIKGDGGEAFFIEADVSDSDAVKNLIDRATSKYRTLDIMVNNAGVEIFKRLADTDEAAWDRVIAINLRGVFLGTKFAVPRMIENGGGVIVNMSSVAGIMGAGGLSAYNASKGGVVLLTKNTAMDYGRKNIRANCICPGFIRTPMVEAVMGLPGANEVKDYLNSLSPAGRFGVPEEVANCAVFLASDDSSFVNGHALVVDGGMSAGWQIDVEKMMG from the coding sequence ATGAAGCTGGCGAAGAAAACCGCAATTGTTACGGGCGCGGCCTCAGGTATCGGCAGAGCGATTGCCTATGCCTTCGCGCGCGAAGGCGCAAAAATTGTGGCAGCCGATATCAATGCCGAGGGCGGAGAAGTCACCGTTTCTAAAATCAAGGGTGACGGCGGCGAAGCCTTCTTTATCGAAGCCGATGTGTCCGATTCGGACGCCGTCAAGAACCTAATCGATCGGGCCACATCCAAATATCGCACTCTGGACATCATGGTAAACAACGCCGGCGTCGAAATATTCAAGCGGCTCGCCGACACCGACGAGGCGGCATGGGACCGCGTCATCGCAATCAACCTGCGCGGTGTTTTCCTGGGAACTAAATTTGCTGTTCCAAGAATGATCGAGAACGGCGGCGGAGTGATCGTGAACATGAGTTCGGTGGCGGGCATCATGGGCGCCGGCGGCCTGAGCGCCTATAACGCATCGAAAGGGGGCGTCGTGCTCCTCACGAAAAATACCGCCATGGATTACGGCAGAAAGAATATCCGCGCAAATTGCATTTGCCCCGGATTCATCCGCACCCCCATGGTCGAGGCCGTCATGGGATTGCCCGGCGCCAACGAAGTCAAAGATTACCTCAACAGCCTCAGCCCTGCAGGACGGTTTGGCGTTCCGGAAGAAGTCGCCAATTGCGCCGTTTTCCTCGCTTCAGACGATTCCTCTTTCGTCAACGGCCACGCCCTCGTCGTCGACGGCGGCATGAGCGCCGGCTGGCAAATCGACGTCGAAAAGATGATGGGCTGA
- a CDS encoding MBL fold metallo-hydrolase: protein MDVSSRLLRAGDASGSGRVREYRLGGDRRLVQITTFCPSVIGPGPTHLYLIIDEEIIILVDTGIPTNLAKDLFYYWRNQRIPAEVEALPDNHSEQQLLSALALAGVDPKTIDFLVITHGHPDHYLLGRRIVELSGARVAAHVSDSHQITNPWAMVKFWVERRPALMAIGMPPPKQGGRSNASANPETTDLSLRVDCPIAFDGRLRLDNFEKDWLCVRHYAGHSPGGIGLFVYDQSEKESIFLCGDTLLYPITPHPDDLIAYLRTLKYMKDLKDVAIVLPAHGKAILKLHERLEFLDKHHEHRLRLTYDACRKPRSIWEIATMRRYFDVHVDPTKFNPLAGQEAFVHVELLQIAGGLRRSHIDGFVHYFINSGEKFEDVYARIQSIINDENSTILLRR, encoded by the coding sequence ATGGACGTATCAAGCAGGCTTCTCAGGGCAGGCGACGCAAGCGGTAGCGGCCGCGTGCGCGAATACCGACTCGGCGGCGATCGGCGGTTGGTGCAGATTACCACCTTCTGCCCTTCCGTCATCGGGCCCGGGCCCACTCATTTGTACCTTATCATCGACGAGGAAATTATCATTCTCGTCGATACCGGAATACCAACCAATCTGGCGAAGGATCTCTTCTATTACTGGCGCAATCAGAGAATACCGGCCGAAGTCGAAGCTCTGCCCGACAATCACAGCGAACAACAGCTTCTGAGCGCGCTCGCGCTCGCGGGCGTCGACCCCAAAACAATCGATTTCCTCGTTATTACCCATGGGCACCCGGACCATTACCTGCTCGGCCGGCGCATCGTGGAATTGTCCGGCGCGCGCGTCGCGGCGCACGTTTCCGATTCGCACCAGATCACTAATCCCTGGGCAATGGTGAAATTCTGGGTCGAGCGCAGGCCCGCTCTCATGGCCATCGGAATGCCTCCTCCCAAACAGGGCGGCCGCAGCAACGCATCCGCCAATCCGGAAACCACCGACCTTTCGCTCCGCGTTGATTGCCCAATCGCGTTCGACGGCCGTCTCAGACTCGATAACTTCGAGAAGGACTGGCTGTGCGTCCGGCACTACGCCGGACATTCCCCCGGTGGAATCGGACTCTTTGTTTATGATCAATCCGAAAAAGAATCGATCTTCTTGTGCGGCGACACGCTGCTTTATCCCATTACGCCTCATCCCGACGACCTGATCGCGTACCTGCGCACGCTGAAGTATATGAAGGACCTGAAAGACGTGGCCATCGTTCTGCCGGCGCACGGTAAGGCCATCCTCAAACTACATGAGCGGCTGGAATTCCTCGATAAACACCACGAGCATAGGCTCCGCCTCACATACGACGCGTGCCGCAAACCCCGCAGCATCTGGGAAATCGCAACAATGAGGCGCTACTTCGATGTGCACGTCGATCCGACAAAATTCAATCCGCTAGCAGGACAGGAAGCCTTCGTCCACGTCGAATTGCTCCAGATTGCGGGCGGTTTGCGCCGCTCGCATATCGACGGCTTCGTGCATTACTTCATTAATTCCGGCGAAAAATTCGAGGACGTCTACGCGCGCATCCAGTCAATCATTAACGACGAAAACAGCACGATCCTGCTCAGACGATAA